In Erpetoichthys calabaricus chromosome 2, fErpCal1.3, whole genome shotgun sequence, a genomic segment contains:
- the LOC114646739 gene encoding transmembrane protein 79-like isoform X1, with product MEMLPVQQTDGAVHAVLNSTEMHSLNDGMLPCEAEDESDRSPLHHTPTLQWPVDKDTEYDAALSDDAKLKCNNIKLETFDHHHNDFMELSPSSPAEEEPAEEDEECDQEGHNIMPELAAQVFHPSVHVLSTDSSLRKRKESEAYDFEDSEKQPFLDIHNPPRQVCMQEWPEEMPQRKSDACCGRQCDCCTYTSLKALASLFGAMLFFPCFLWGGYAFLPFDAPILPEVPMRMVYAFRCAAFATVPIVLGIAVHGISRLCSGSLDPFGDRKQAVEVHRRFVNESVYLFVLFFFNLGVLSTYLHQEILKLVPLLTALFALARLIYWVAFAIGSNFRSFGFGLTFFPIVTMLVANLYFMCALELDGLFATKDYEAQTPAPGPKQRFWG from the exons ATGGAAATGCTGCCAGTTCAACAGACTGACGGTGCGGTACATGCTGTGTTAAATTCTACTGAAATGCACAGTTTAAACGATGGGATGCTACCTTGTGAAGCTGAGGATGAAAGTGACCGTTCACCTCTTCATCATACTCCAACGCTGCAGTGGCCCGTTGATAAGGACACGGAATATGACGCTGCACTAAGTGATGATGCCAAATTAAAGTGCAACAACATCAAACTGGAAACGTTCGACCATCATCATAACGACTTTATGGAACTTTCTCCATCATCACCAGCAGAGGAGGAGCCTGCAGAAGAAGACGAAGAATGTGATCAAGAAGGACACAACATTATGCCAGAATTAGCAGCCCAAGTTTTCCACCCAAGCGTGCATGTGCTGTCCACAGATTCGAGTCTAAGAAAAAGGAAAGAGTCAGAGGCATATGATTTCGAAGACTCTGAGAAACAACCCTTCCTGGATATCCATAATCCACCCCGGCAAGTGTGCATGCAGGAATGGCCTGAAGAGATGCCCCAGAGGAAGAGTGATGCATGTTGTGGCAGGCAATGTGATTGCTGTACTTATACTAGCCTGAAAGCTTTAGCCTCACTGTTTGGAGCGATGTTGTTCTTCCCCTGTTTCCTCTGGGGAGGTTATGCATTCTTGCCATTTGATGCACCTATTCTTCCAGAGGTTCCCATGAGGATGGTTTATGCTTTCCGCTGTGCTGCTTTTGCAACTGTGCCCATTGTCTTGG GTATTGCTGTCCATGGCATTTCTCGACTTTGTTCTGGATCCCTTGACCCATTTGGAGATAGGAAGCAAGCAGTGGAAGTTCATAGGCGTTTTGTTAATGAGTCAGTATACCTCTTTGTTCTGTTCTTCTTTAATCTGGGGGTCCTGTCAACTTACCTTCACCAGGAGATCCTGAAGCTAGTTCCATTACTTACTGCCCTATTTGCTCTTGCCAG GTTGATCTACTGGGTGGCATTTGCCATTGGAAGTAATTTCCGTAGCTTTGGATTTGGTCTCACATTTTTTCCAATAGTGACCATGCTGGTAGCAAACCTTTACTTCATGTGTGCCCTTGAACTGGATGGCTTGTTTGCAACAAAAGACTATGAAGCTCAAACACCAGCTCCAGGACCCAAACAAAGATTCTGGGGTTGA
- the LOC114646739 gene encoding uncharacterized protein LOC114646739 isoform X2: MAALQSRRKPCVFRLACHYCPFRKARKKKSYDIWIDSSATSGSRWSALDSAPSMYLPDTNNKSSSICLEGISAVSFEQSTLSVLQADSEHEGTAMDTDGPLSSICSGKSKDVQEGSDSNFNEQVEFHDRIVDDQLKNNWKQQSSTPSVPEALLFQGQMHNGIEMDIDIDPETGERALGRS; this comes from the exons ATGGCTGCGTTACAGAGCAGGAGAAAGCCGTGCGTATTTCGGCTAGCTTGCCACTACTGCCCATTCAGGAAAGCCAGAAAAAAGAAGAGTTATG atatTTGGATTGATTCATCAGCTACTTCAGGTAGTCGGTGGTCTGCTCTTGACTCTGCACCAAGCATGTACCTGCCTGACACCAACAACAAAAGTAGTTCAATATGTTTGGAGGGCATCTCTGCAGTGTCCTTTGAGCAGTCAACTCTGTCTGTATTGCAAGCAG actcGGAACACGAGGGAACAGCAATGGACACTGATGGGCCGTTGTCATCAATATGTAGTGGAAAGAGCAAAGATGTACAAGAAGGCTCTGACAGTAATTTTAATGAACAAGTGGAATTTCATGATAGGATTGTAGATGATCAATTGAAGAACAACTGGAAACAGCAAAGCAGCACTCCTTCAGTCCCTGAAGCACTACTGTTTCAAGGACAAATGCACAATGGCATAG aAATGGATATTGACATTGATCCAGAGACTGGGGAAAGAGCACTGGGACGCTCATAA